A region from the Phycodurus eques isolate BA_2022a chromosome 12, UOR_Pequ_1.1, whole genome shotgun sequence genome encodes:
- the eaf2 gene encoding ELL-associated factor 2, which yields MNGTTYANFDNQEHVLKLGETFEKHPKSAYHTVRYDFKPASIDTACEGDLEVGKGEQVTITLPNLEGSSAPVTVFKGSKRSYMKECILIVNHDTGEYRLEKLSSNIAVKKTRAEGSSKIHSRMEQQTSRLGQQMKSSGNSGSSGSGSGSKSSMGSKSSPPKEKTSPASPLDDIEKELMAEARVMDQMSSASSSNSSSSSSSDNSSSSSDSEDERGGGTGSAAPPNAPLAQNSHNMPVLTTNSRLQEGGGGGGGGGGGLMNTLKNDLQLSESGSESD from the exons ATGAATGGAACAACTTACGCCAACTTTGACAACCAGGAGCACGTTTTGAAATTGGGCGAGACCTTCGAGAAGCACCCCAAGAGTGCCTACCACACCGTGCGAT ATGATTTCAAACCAGCTTCGATTGACACAGCCTGTGAAGGGGATCTGGAAGTGGGCAAAGGAGAACAAGTCACCATCACTTTACCCAATTTAGAG GGCTCCAGCGCCCCAGTGACAGTTTTCAAGGGGTCCAAGCGCTCTTACATGAAGGAGTGCATCCTGATTGTGAACCACGATACTGGAGAGTACCGACTCGAGAAGCTCAGCAGCAACATTGCGGTCAAGAAGACAAG GGCCGAGGGCAGCAGTAAGATTCATTCGCGCATGGAGCAGCAGACCAGTCGTCTGGGCCAGCAGATGAAGAGCAGCGGTAACAGTGGTAGCAGTGGAAGTGGAAGTGGAAGCAAGAGCTCAATGGGATCCAAAAGTTCTCCGCCCAAAGAGAAGACGTCGCCCGCGTCGCCGCTGGACGACATTGAGAAAG AGCTGATGGCAGAGGCGCGCGTCATGGACCAGATGAGCAGCGCCAGCTCCTCCAACAGCTCCTCGTCCTCCAGCAGCGACAACAGTTCCAGCAGCAGCGACTCTGAGGATGAGCGCGGCGGTGGCACTGGCTCTGCCGCGCCCCCTAATGCGCCGTTGGCCCAGAACAGCCACAACATGCCCGTCCTCACCACCAACAGCCGCCTgcaggagggaggaggaggaggaggaggaggagg aggaggcctCATGAACACACTCA AAAATGACCTCCAGTTAAGCGAATCAGGCAGTGAAAGCGACTGA